The following proteins are encoded in a genomic region of Candidatus Neomarinimicrobiota bacterium:
- the lptE gene encoding LPS assembly lipoprotein LptE, with protein MLKRVSWFLSVLFLLANCGIYSFKGSIPDHLHDLELVTFKNLTTEFAVETDIEEALTERLLNEQLLPFSAKESPDSRIEGKINSIADKPNSFDENENILDYRLEFRGEVIWYDLVRDSQLFKKNYTVFGTYFSEDENANRSDAEKLEREDAYDEAIEKLIDLIVESMTEEW; from the coding sequence TTGCTAAAGAGAGTTAGTTGGTTTCTATCGGTTCTGTTTCTGCTGGCCAATTGTGGTATATATTCATTCAAAGGGAGTATCCCTGATCATCTCCATGATCTGGAGTTGGTCACATTCAAGAATTTGACCACCGAATTTGCTGTGGAAACAGATATCGAAGAGGCCCTTACTGAACGATTATTGAATGAACAGCTATTGCCGTTTTCTGCAAAAGAGTCCCCCGATTCAAGAATTGAAGGGAAGATTAATAGTATCGCAGATAAGCCAAATAGTTTTGATGAGAACGAAAATATTTTAGACTACCGACTTGAGTTTCGGGGCGAGGTTATCTGGTATGATCTCGTAAGGGATTCACAGCTATTTAAAAAGAATTATACAGTTTTTGGAACTTACTTCAGTGAGGATGAAAATGCCAACCGAAGTGATGCTGAAAAACTTGAAAGAGAAGATGCGTATGATGAGGCGATCGAGAAATTGATCGATCTTATTGTTGAATCAATGACAGAAGAATGGTAA
- the asnS gene encoding asparagine--tRNA ligase: MKQYSIQNAKDYVGKSVTLKGWAYSFRKGGKIWFLQLRDGTGIMQCVVTKFDADEASFELKNEITQESSIMVTGEIKVEPRSPGGYEMLVSKVELVALAEEYPISKKEHGTDFLMDNRHLWLRSKRQHAIIRVRHTIIKAIRDFFDDRDFTLMDAPIFQQAATEGTATLFSTDYFGEKAYLTQSGQLYGEAGAAAFGKIYVFGPTFRAEKSKTRRHLTEFWMVEPEMAFCDLDMDMDVAEDLVFYIISQVLEHRRPELETLERDISKLEGIQNPFPRISYTDAVKLLNENGVEFKWGDDFGGTDETIIGNQFDSPVMVHRYPSAIKAFYMKRDPENDKQAMALDMLAPEGYGEIIGGSQREDDIDALIARIKEDGATEEDYGWYLDLRRYGSFPHSGFGLGLERVVSWICGLKHIRETIPFPRTISRLNP, encoded by the coding sequence ATGAAGCAATATTCAATTCAAAATGCGAAAGATTATGTCGGTAAATCGGTAACCCTGAAAGGCTGGGCCTATAGTTTCCGAAAAGGAGGCAAGATCTGGTTCCTGCAGCTACGTGATGGAACCGGTATCATGCAGTGTGTGGTAACCAAGTTTGATGCTGATGAAGCATCATTTGAATTAAAAAATGAGATCACTCAGGAAAGTTCTATTATGGTCACCGGGGAGATCAAAGTAGAACCCCGTTCTCCTGGTGGTTACGAGATGCTGGTCTCCAAGGTTGAGCTGGTCGCTCTGGCTGAAGAATATCCCATATCCAAAAAGGAACATGGAACTGACTTTTTAATGGATAACCGTCATCTCTGGCTACGCTCCAAACGCCAACATGCCATTATCCGTGTCCGGCACACCATCATAAAAGCGATTCGGGACTTTTTTGATGACCGCGATTTTACGCTGATGGATGCACCTATTTTTCAGCAGGCAGCCACAGAGGGTACCGCTACGCTTTTCTCCACGGACTATTTCGGAGAAAAAGCCTATCTCACTCAAAGCGGCCAGTTATATGGAGAAGCCGGAGCAGCAGCTTTTGGCAAGATATATGTTTTTGGGCCAACTTTTCGAGCTGAAAAATCCAAAACCCGCCGCCATTTGACTGAATTCTGGATGGTTGAACCTGAAATGGCTTTCTGTGACCTGGATATGGATATGGATGTAGCTGAAGATCTGGTCTTTTACATCATTTCCCAGGTGTTGGAGCATAGACGCCCTGAACTGGAGACCCTGGAACGGGATATCAGCAAATTGGAGGGGATCCAGAATCCCTTCCCCCGTATTTCCTATACGGATGCGGTTAAGCTTTTGAACGAAAATGGCGTAGAATTTAAATGGGGCGATGATTTTGGTGGAACAGATGAGACCATTATCGGGAACCAATTTGATAGCCCGGTCATGGTTCATCGTTACCCATCTGCCATTAAAGCATTTTACATGAAACGTGACCCTGAGAATGATAAACAGGCTATGGCGTTGGATATGCTGGCTCCTGAAGGATATGGTGAGATCATTGGTGGTTCTCAACGTGAGGATGACATCGACGCTCTGATCGCCCGTATCAAAGAAGATGGCGCCACTGAGGAAGATTACGGCTGGTATCTGGATCTAAGGCGCTATGGCTCGTTTCCTCACTCCGGATTTGGTCTTGGGCTTGAACGAGTTGTGTCGTGGATTTGCGGTTTAAAGCATATTCGTGAGACCATTCCGTTTCCCCGGACGATTTCTCGGTTAAATCCATGA
- a CDS encoding TIGR00725 family protein: MIISKDAPRVAIIGARNASPEGLEFAYEIGRLLGKLGALVYTGGSGGIMEAASRGVHEGGGLAIGILKESDLSGANEFIHVPVMTGMGDLRNGIIIRSVQGAIAVEGAYGTLSEIAYTLSDKKPVLGFRSWDIPGLQAIHTPQEAVDTLLELIKGQI; this comes from the coding sequence ATGATCATATCAAAAGATGCCCCTCGGGTTGCCATAATCGGTGCCCGGAATGCCAGTCCGGAGGGCTTGGAATTCGCCTACGAGATTGGTAGGCTACTGGGCAAGCTTGGTGCACTGGTTTACACCGGTGGCTCCGGTGGGATCATGGAAGCTGCCAGCAGAGGTGTGCATGAAGGCGGGGGATTAGCCATTGGAATTCTCAAGGAAAGTGACCTGAGTGGTGCCAATGAATTTATTCATGTTCCCGTCATGACCGGAATGGGGGATCTGCGCAATGGCATCATCATTCGCTCGGTACAGGGAGCCATTGCAGTTGAGGGTGCTTACGGTACTTTATCGGAAATTGCCTATACATTAAGTGATAAAAAGCCGGTTCTGGGTTTTAGATCCTGGGATATACCTGGTCTTCAGGCAATTCACACGCCGCAAGAAGCTGTGGATACCCTGCTGGAATTGATCAAAGGACAAATTTAA